The following proteins are encoded in a genomic region of Streptomyces lunaelactis:
- a CDS encoding RDD family protein, whose product MSNEPPPPGEPPENDPFRKQPPESTPPSDGPQQPPQGPPQDDPYGSGRSGSPYGSGQGGGSPYDGGGQPPPYDAGGSGGPYGGADPLAGMPPLADFGKRFLARVIDALIIFVPLILISLLAGGWDVTTDNGDDWDSFTNQVNTGRQWLWSLISLVAYVGYDTIMTARNGQSVGKRLMKIRVAMLNDGSVPDSSSSLLRAVVLWVPALVCCFCLWWIVIIITILADKPYKQGLHDKAGKTVVVSAAQ is encoded by the coding sequence ATGAGCAACGAACCGCCGCCGCCCGGCGAGCCGCCCGAGAACGACCCCTTCCGCAAGCAGCCGCCGGAGTCCACGCCGCCGTCGGACGGTCCTCAGCAGCCCCCGCAAGGCCCCCCGCAGGACGATCCGTACGGCTCCGGGCGGAGCGGCTCTCCCTACGGCTCGGGGCAGGGCGGCGGTTCGCCCTACGACGGCGGCGGTCAGCCCCCGCCGTACGACGCGGGCGGCTCCGGCGGCCCGTACGGCGGCGCGGACCCGCTCGCCGGGATGCCGCCGCTCGCGGACTTCGGCAAGCGGTTCCTGGCCCGCGTCATCGACGCGCTCATCATCTTTGTGCCGCTGATCCTGATCTCCCTGCTCGCCGGCGGCTGGGACGTCACGACGGACAACGGCGACGACTGGGACAGCTTCACCAACCAGGTGAACACCGGCAGGCAGTGGCTGTGGTCGCTGATCTCGCTCGTGGCGTACGTCGGCTACGACACCATCATGACCGCGCGGAACGGGCAGTCCGTCGGTAAGCGTCTGATGAAGATCCGGGTCGCGATGCTCAACGACGGGAGCGTGCCGGACAGCAGCTCCTCGCTGCTGCGCGCCGTGGTGCTCTGGGTGCCCGCGCTGGTCTGCTGCTTCTGTCTCTGGTGGATCGTCATCATCATCACGATCCTGGCGGACAAGCCGTACAAGCAGGGCCTGCACGACAAGGCGGGCAAGACCGTGGTGGTGTCAGCGGCGCAGTGA
- a CDS encoding MoaD/ThiS family protein: MAIEVRIPTILRTYTDGAKAVEGSGDTVAELFADLETRHNGIRERIVDGDQLRRFVNVYLNDEDVRFLDGISTKLADGDSVTILPAVAGGMR, from the coding sequence ATGGCCATCGAGGTCCGCATCCCGACCATCCTCCGCACCTACACCGACGGCGCCAAGGCCGTCGAGGGCAGCGGTGACACCGTTGCCGAGCTCTTCGCCGACCTCGAGACCCGTCACAACGGCATCCGGGAGCGCATCGTCGACGGCGACCAGCTGCGTCGCTTCGTGAACGTCTACCTCAACGACGAGGACGTCCGCTTCCTCGACGGCATCTCCACGAAGCTCGCCGACGGCGACAGCGTCACGATCCTCCCGGCCGTCGCAGGTGGAATGCGCTGA
- a CDS encoding isochorismatase family protein has translation MHRALIVVDVQNDFCEGGSLAVAGGADVAAAITDLIGQSQAVYRHVVATRDHHIEPGDHFSEHPDYVRSWPPHCVAGTEGVGFHPNFAPVVASGAIDAVFDKGAYAAAYSGFEGADENGTTLAQWLRAREVTEVDVVGIATDHCVRATALDAVREGFTTNVLLALTAGVAEDTTDRALQELRGAGVELTGKPVV, from the coding sequence ATGCACCGCGCCTTGATCGTCGTGGACGTTCAGAACGACTTCTGCGAAGGCGGCAGCCTCGCGGTGGCGGGGGGTGCCGATGTCGCTGCCGCGATCACTGACCTGATCGGCCAGTCCCAGGCGGTCTACCGCCATGTGGTGGCCACCCGCGACCACCACATCGAGCCGGGCGACCACTTCTCGGAGCACCCGGACTACGTCCGCAGCTGGCCGCCCCACTGTGTGGCCGGCACGGAGGGGGTGGGCTTCCACCCGAACTTCGCGCCGGTGGTCGCGTCGGGCGCGATCGACGCCGTCTTCGACAAGGGGGCGTACGCGGCCGCGTACAGCGGCTTCGAGGGCGCGGACGAGAACGGCACGACGCTGGCGCAGTGGCTGCGGGCGCGGGAGGTCACGGAGGTCGACGTGGTCGGCATCGCGACGGACCACTGCGTGCGGGCGACGGCGCTGGACGCGGTGCGGGAGGGCTTCACGACGAATGTGCTGCTGGCACTGACGGCCGGGGTCGCGGAGGATACGACGGACAGGGCGCTGCAGGAGCTGCGCGGAGCGGGCGTGGAGCTCACCGGCAAGCCGGTGGTGTAG
- the clpS gene encoding ATP-dependent Clp protease adapter ClpS, whose product MGRVSVAPTEIERPESAEETFAVPEPDVPWVTLVHNDPVNLMSYVTYVFQAYFGYSKDKAHKLMLDVHHKGRAVVSSGSREEMERDVQAMHGYGLWATLSQDRF is encoded by the coding sequence ATGGGCCGGGTGAGTGTTGCTCCCACAGAGATCGAACGCCCCGAGTCGGCTGAGGAGACCTTCGCGGTACCCGAGCCGGATGTGCCTTGGGTGACGCTCGTCCACAACGATCCCGTCAATCTGATGAGCTACGTCACCTATGTCTTCCAGGCCTACTTCGGCTACTCCAAGGACAAGGCGCACAAGCTGATGCTCGACGTCCATCACAAGGGACGCGCGGTCGTCTCCAGCGGCAGCCGCGAGGAGATGGAGCGGGACGTGCAGGCCATGCACGGTTACGGGCTGTGGGCGACGCTCTCCCAGGACCGGTTCTGA
- a CDS encoding MBL fold metallo-hydrolase — MKLTVVGCSGSFPSADSACSSYLVEADGFRLLLDMGNGALGELQRHVGLYDLDAIFLSHLHADHCIDMCGYFVARYYRHDGGRCDAIPVYGPEGTEQRLTTAYADTPSPTAMREVFDFHTLKSGSFDIGPFSVRTERVSHPVEAYGIRIEHAGRTLTYSGDSGVSEALHELADGTDLFLCEASFTHGKEDVPDLHLNGREAGAHAQRANVGRLVLTHIPPWTDRQQNLDDARAVYEGPTGIAFPGAVYEI; from the coding sequence ATGAAGCTCACCGTCGTCGGCTGCTCGGGGTCGTTTCCGTCCGCGGATTCGGCCTGCTCGAGCTACCTCGTAGAGGCCGACGGCTTCCGGCTGCTCCTCGACATGGGCAACGGTGCCCTCGGCGAGCTGCAGCGCCATGTCGGTCTCTACGACCTCGACGCCATCTTCCTCAGCCACCTCCACGCGGACCACTGCATCGACATGTGCGGGTACTTCGTCGCCCGCTACTACCGCCACGACGGCGGCCGCTGCGACGCCATCCCGGTCTACGGCCCCGAAGGCACCGAGCAGCGACTGACCACCGCCTACGCGGACACCCCCTCGCCCACCGCGATGCGCGAGGTCTTCGACTTCCACACGCTCAAGTCCGGCAGCTTCGACATCGGCCCGTTCTCCGTCCGTACGGAGCGGGTCTCCCACCCCGTCGAGGCGTACGGCATCCGTATCGAGCACGCGGGCAGGACGCTCACGTACTCCGGCGACTCCGGTGTCTCCGAGGCCCTGCACGAACTCGCCGACGGCACCGACCTGTTCCTGTGCGAGGCGTCCTTCACGCACGGCAAGGAGGACGTCCCGGACCTCCACCTCAACGGCCGCGAGGCCGGCGCCCACGCGCAGCGCGCGAACGTCGGGCGGCTTGTGCTGACCCATATCCCGCCGTGGACGGATCGCCAGCAGAACCTGGACGACGCCCGCGCGGTCTACGAAGGGCCGACCGGGATCGCCTTCCCGGGCGCGGTCTACGAGATCTAG
- a CDS encoding amino acid permease, protein MTSLQVDQHDGNEAAGSAAGTDEGYQRGLGARQIQMIAIGGAIGTGLFLGAGKGISKAGPSLILAYAIAGLVIFFIMRALGELLMYRPVSGSFSEYARELVGPFAGFVTGWTYWLFWVVTGITEVTAAATYMTYWWDIPQWLSALVFTVILYGANLISVKLFGELEFWFSMVKVTAIIGMILICAGVLTIGFSDAGDTASVTHLWADGGFFPKGIGGTLMTLQLVMFAFLAVELVGVTAGESKDPEKTLPKAINTVPWRIAVFYVGALIMILSVVPWTHFQPGVSPFVAAFEKMGLGIGAAIVNFVVLTAALSSCNSGMYSTGRMLRDLALNGQGPKAFTKLTKNGLPLIGTSFSAALMLVGVWINYKAPGEAFNYVVSFATISGMWAWIMILVCQIKFRAKADRGELPQSTFKAPGAPYTSWFALLFIVMVIVMMGIDKDARVSLYVAPLWGLLLAVSYLVLKKRNPQGAAFVKR, encoded by the coding sequence ATGACCTCACTGCAGGTCGACCAGCACGACGGCAATGAGGCCGCGGGGTCCGCGGCAGGCACGGACGAGGGCTACCAGCGCGGACTGGGCGCTCGTCAGATCCAGATGATCGCGATCGGCGGTGCCATCGGCACCGGCCTCTTCCTCGGCGCGGGCAAGGGCATCTCCAAGGCCGGCCCCAGCCTTATCCTGGCCTACGCCATCGCGGGCCTGGTCATCTTCTTCATCATGCGGGCCCTGGGCGAGCTGCTCATGTACCGCCCCGTCTCGGGTTCCTTCTCCGAGTACGCGCGTGAGCTCGTCGGTCCCTTCGCGGGCTTCGTCACCGGCTGGACGTACTGGCTCTTCTGGGTCGTCACCGGAATCACCGAAGTCACCGCGGCAGCCACGTACATGACGTACTGGTGGGACATCCCGCAATGGCTCTCCGCGCTGGTCTTCACGGTCATCCTGTACGGCGCGAACCTGATCTCCGTGAAGCTCTTCGGTGAGCTGGAGTTCTGGTTCTCGATGGTCAAGGTGACGGCCATCATCGGCATGATCCTCATCTGCGCCGGTGTGCTCACGATCGGCTTCTCCGACGCCGGTGACACGGCGTCCGTGACGCACCTGTGGGCAGACGGCGGCTTCTTCCCCAAGGGCATCGGCGGCACGCTGATGACCCTGCAGCTCGTGATGTTCGCCTTCCTCGCGGTCGAACTGGTCGGCGTCACGGCCGGCGAGTCCAAGGACCCGGAGAAGACGCTGCCCAAGGCCATCAACACCGTGCCGTGGCGTATCGCCGTCTTCTACGTCGGCGCGCTGATCATGATCCTGTCGGTGGTTCCCTGGACCCACTTCCAGCCGGGCGTCTCGCCGTTCGTCGCCGCCTTCGAGAAGATGGGCCTCGGCATCGGCGCCGCGATCGTGAACTTCGTCGTCCTCACGGCCGCGCTCTCGTCCTGCAACTCGGGTATGTACTCCACCGGCCGTATGCTGCGCGACCTGGCGCTCAACGGTCAGGGCCCGAAGGCCTTCACCAAGCTGACGAAGAACGGCCTGCCGCTGATCGGCACGTCCTTCTCCGCCGCGCTGATGCTGGTCGGCGTCTGGATCAACTACAAGGCTCCGGGCGAGGCGTTCAACTACGTCGTCTCCTTCGCGACCATCTCCGGCATGTGGGCCTGGATCATGATCCTGGTCTGCCAGATCAAGTTCCGGGCCAAGGCGGACCGCGGTGAGCTGCCGCAGTCCACCTTCAAGGCGCCCGGCGCCCCCTACACCAGCTGGTTCGCGCTGCTCTTCATCGTCATGGTCATCGTGATGATGGGCATCGACAAGGACGCGCGGGTCTCGCTGTACGTCGCGCCGCTGTGGGGCCTGCTCCTGGCCGTCTCCTACCTGGTGCTGAAGAAGCGCAACCCGCAGGGTGCGGCCTTCGTCAAGCGCTGA
- a CDS encoding nicotinate phosphoribosyltransferase: MNAADLGLPVDVPSTALFTDQYELTMLQAALKSGTADRRSVFEVFTRRLPDGRRYGVVAGTGRVLDAVENFRFDADVLGFLREQRIVDEPTLEWLASYRFSGDIWGYPEGEVYFPGSPILRVEGTFAECVLLETVILSILNHDSAIAAAASRMSVAAGGRRLIEMGARRTHELSAVAASRAAYVGGFNSTSDLAAGFRYAIPTVGTSAHAFTLLHDSERDAFQAQVDSLGRGTTLLVDTYDVTEAVRTAVEIAGPELGAVRIDSGDLLLVAHRVRQQLDELGAVNTKIVVTSDLDEYAIASLAAAPVDAYGVGTQLVIGSGHPTCSMVYKLVARAQSDDPKAPPLPVAKKSLGAKSSVGGRKWAARRVDAYGVAEAEVIGLDTVPSDLVDRQLQVELVKGGEIVAREPLDAARERHVAALAGLPMSAMQLSKGEPVLPTEYA; the protein is encoded by the coding sequence GTGAACGCTGCGGACCTTGGGCTGCCGGTGGATGTGCCGTCGACAGCGCTCTTCACCGACCAGTACGAGCTCACGATGCTCCAGGCGGCACTGAAGTCGGGCACCGCCGACCGCCGCTCCGTCTTCGAGGTCTTCACCCGCCGGCTGCCCGACGGGCGGCGCTACGGCGTCGTGGCGGGCACCGGACGGGTGCTGGACGCCGTCGAGAACTTCCGCTTCGACGCCGACGTGCTGGGCTTTCTGCGCGAACAGCGGATCGTCGACGAGCCGACGCTCGAGTGGCTCGCCTCCTACCGCTTCAGCGGCGACATCTGGGGCTACCCGGAGGGCGAGGTGTACTTCCCCGGCTCGCCGATCCTGCGCGTCGAGGGCACCTTCGCCGAGTGCGTACTGCTGGAGACCGTGATCCTGTCGATCCTCAACCACGACTCGGCGATCGCCGCGGCGGCCTCGCGGATGTCCGTGGCGGCGGGAGGGCGCAGGCTGATCGAGATGGGCGCGCGGCGTACGCACGAGCTCTCCGCGGTCGCGGCGTCGCGCGCCGCGTACGTCGGCGGCTTCAACTCCACCTCGGACCTGGCGGCCGGGTTCCGCTACGCCATCCCGACGGTCGGCACCAGCGCGCATGCCTTCACCCTGCTCCACGACAGCGAGCGCGACGCCTTCCAGGCGCAGGTCGACTCACTCGGACGGGGTACGACGCTGCTCGTCGACACCTACGACGTGACCGAGGCCGTCCGTACCGCGGTGGAGATCGCGGGCCCCGAGCTCGGGGCCGTACGCATCGACTCCGGGGACCTGCTGCTGGTCGCGCACCGGGTGCGGCAGCAGCTGGACGAGCTGGGCGCGGTCAACACCAAGATCGTGGTGACCTCCGATCTGGACGAGTACGCGATCGCCTCGCTGGCGGCGGCTCCGGTCGACGCGTACGGGGTGGGCACGCAGCTCGTCATCGGCAGCGGGCACCCCACCTGCTCGATGGTCTACAAGCTGGTCGCGCGCGCACAGTCCGACGACCCGAAGGCCCCGCCGCTGCCGGTGGCGAAGAAGTCCCTGGGCGCGAAGTCCTCGGTGGGCGGGCGCAAGTGGGCGGCGCGCCGGGTGGACGCGTACGGGGTCGCCGAGGCCGAGGTGATCGGGCTCGACACGGTTCCGTCCGACCTGGTGGACCGGCAGCTGCAGGTGGAGCTGGTGAAGGGCGGCGAGATCGTCGCCCGTGAACCCCTGGACGCGGCACGCGAGCGGCACGTCGCGGCACTCGCGGGGCTGCCGATGTCGGCGATGCAGCTGTCCAAGGGTGAGCCTGTCCTGCCGACGGAGTACGCGTGA
- a CDS encoding putative leader peptide, whose product MVPHDVSDKTPSTVLLVARLHVDLCRLASAMCTARAAY is encoded by the coding sequence ATGGTTCCCCATGACGTGAGCGACAAGACGCCGAGCACCGTGCTGCTCGTGGCGCGGCTGCACGTCGACCTGTGCCGCCTCGCAAGCGCGATGTGTACGGCGCGCGCCGCGTACTGA
- a CDS encoding immune inhibitor A domain-containing protein, whose protein sequence is MTSKRRTIRASAVLVALAASTASASAFTSAQADSPKSSDPAAVQRHDPAPQKGHVEHDLEGPFSKEQDEQRQAALEQVIAGDATVQQRGASKVVKLGDKKYVELGREKTDKIFTILVEFGDKVDDTTMFDPDGPEGPEAPVKKYGGTPGPLHNKIAQPDRKNDNSTAWQADYNQQHFKDLYFGTGKDKTGKPKESLKTYYEKTSSGRYSVDGEVSDWVKVDYNEARYGSNYCGDSNCANVWDTVKDGVTAWAADQKAKGRTDAQIKADLSKYDLWDRYDFDNDGNFNESDGYVDHFQIVHAGEDESAGGGAEGTNALWAHRWYAYGTDAGKTGPANNKSGGTQVGNTGIWVGDYTMQPENGGLGVFAHEYGHDLGLPDHYDTSGKGENSTGFWTLMSAGSWLGTGKDSIGDLPGDMNAWDKLQLGWLNYTKAKAATKSTHTLGVSAYNTKKPQALVVELPKKAVTTTVVKPAEGSKQWWSDMGDDLKNTLSRPVDLTGKAKASLELSGWWDIEENYDYLYAEVSTDGGANWTPVDGTADGKPITRDAGDKPALTGVSGAYKKLAYSLDAYAGKKVDVRFRYQTDGGAGGKGFAADGLSVVADGTALFTDNAEGDDAGWTSKGFSRIGESFTKEYEQYYLAENRQYVSYDKTLKAGPYNFGFKAPKDSWVEHYPYQNGLMIWLWDTSQKDNNTSAHPGQGLVLPVDAHPKALKWADGTLMRNKIQSFDSTFSLRPTDGFTLHKADAGFRIKPQSGNPVFDDRKGVYWFAENPTAGVKVTDTNTKISIVKEPRSGQTITVKVGPSTK, encoded by the coding sequence GTGACCAGTAAGCGACGGACGATCAGAGCGTCCGCGGTTCTCGTGGCTCTGGCCGCGAGCACCGCGTCGGCATCGGCGTTCACCAGCGCCCAGGCCGACAGTCCGAAGTCGTCGGATCCGGCGGCAGTGCAGCGCCATGACCCGGCGCCGCAGAAGGGGCATGTCGAGCACGACCTCGAAGGCCCCTTCAGCAAGGAGCAGGACGAACAGCGCCAGGCGGCGCTGGAGCAGGTCATAGCCGGGGACGCGACCGTGCAGCAGCGCGGCGCGTCCAAGGTCGTGAAGCTCGGCGACAAGAAGTACGTCGAGCTCGGCCGGGAGAAGACGGACAAGATCTTCACGATCCTGGTGGAGTTCGGCGACAAGGTCGACGACACCACCATGTTCGACCCCGACGGTCCGGAAGGCCCCGAGGCGCCCGTCAAGAAGTACGGCGGCACCCCGGGACCGCTGCACAACAAGATCGCCCAGCCCGACCGTAAGAACGACAACTCCACGGCCTGGCAGGCGGACTACAACCAGCAGCACTTCAAGGACCTGTACTTCGGCACCGGCAAGGACAAGACCGGTAAGCCGAAGGAGTCGCTGAAGACCTACTACGAGAAGACCTCATCGGGCCGTTACTCGGTCGACGGCGAGGTCTCCGACTGGGTCAAGGTCGACTACAACGAGGCCCGCTACGGCTCCAACTACTGCGGCGACAGCAACTGCGCCAACGTGTGGGACACGGTCAAGGACGGCGTCACCGCCTGGGCCGCCGACCAGAAGGCCAAGGGACGTACGGACGCGCAGATCAAGGCGGACCTGTCCAAGTACGACCTGTGGGACCGTTACGACTTCGACAACGACGGCAACTTCAACGAGTCGGACGGCTACGTCGACCACTTCCAGATCGTCCACGCGGGCGAGGACGAGTCGGCGGGCGGCGGTGCCGAGGGCACCAACGCCCTGTGGGCGCACCGCTGGTACGCGTACGGCACCGACGCCGGCAAGACCGGCCCGGCGAACAACAAGTCCGGCGGTACCCAGGTCGGCAACACCGGCATCTGGGTCGGCGACTACACCATGCAGCCCGAGAACGGCGGCCTCGGTGTCTTCGCCCACGAGTACGGCCACGACCTCGGTCTGCCCGACCACTACGACACCTCGGGCAAGGGCGAGAACTCGACCGGCTTCTGGACCCTGATGTCGGCCGGCTCCTGGCTCGGCACCGGCAAGGACTCCATCGGCGACCTGCCGGGCGACATGAACGCCTGGGACAAGCTGCAGCTGGGCTGGCTCAACTACACCAAGGCCAAGGCGGCGACGAAGTCCACCCACACGCTGGGTGTGTCGGCGTACAACACCAAGAAGCCGCAGGCGCTCGTCGTCGAGCTGCCGAAGAAGGCCGTCACCACGACTGTTGTGAAGCCCGCGGAGGGCTCCAAGCAGTGGTGGAGCGACATGGGTGACGACCTCAAGAACACCCTGTCCCGGCCGGTCGACCTGACCGGCAAGGCCAAGGCGTCCCTGGAGCTCTCGGGCTGGTGGGACATCGAGGAGAACTACGACTACCTCTACGCCGAGGTGTCGACGGACGGCGGCGCCAACTGGACGCCGGTGGACGGCACGGCCGACGGCAAGCCGATCACCCGCGACGCGGGCGACAAGCCGGCGCTGACGGGCGTCTCGGGCGCGTACAAGAAGCTGGCGTACTCGCTGGACGCGTACGCGGGCAAGAAGGTCGACGTCCGCTTCCGCTACCAGACGGACGGCGGCGCGGGCGGCAAGGGCTTCGCGGCGGACGGCCTGAGCGTGGTGGCGGACGGCACGGCGCTGTTCACCGACAACGCCGAGGGTGACGACGCGGGCTGGACCTCGAAGGGCTTCTCCCGCATCGGTGAGTCCTTCACCAAGGAGTACGAGCAGTACTACCTGGCCGAGAACCGTCAGTACGTGTCGTACGACAAGACCCTCAAGGCCGGTCCGTACAACTTCGGCTTCAAGGCGCCCAAGGACTCCTGGGTCGAGCACTACCCGTACCAGAACGGCCTGATGATCTGGCTCTGGGACACCTCCCAGAAGGACAACAACACCAGCGCCCACCCGGGCCAGGGTCTTGTCCTTCCGGTGGACGCTCACCCGAAGGCCCTGAAGTGGGCGGACGGCACGCTGATGCGGAACAAGATCCAGTCGTTCGACTCCACCTTCAGCCTGCGGCCGACCGATGGCTTCACGCTGCACAAGGCGGATGCCGGGTTCCGGATCAAGCCGCAGTCGGGCAACCCGGTCTTCGACGACCGCAAGGGTGTGTACTGGTTCGCGGAGAACCCGACCGCGGGTGTGAAGGTAACTGACACCAACACCAAGATCTCGATCGTGAAGGAGCCGCGAAGCGGCCAGACGATCACGGTCAAGGTCGGTCCGTCGACCAAGTAA
- a CDS encoding PLP-dependent cysteine synthase family protein translates to MRYDSPLAAVGNTPLVRLPRLSPSDDVRIWAKLEDRNPTGSIKDRPALHMIEQAEKDGRLTPGCTILEPTSGNTGISLAMAAKLKGYRMVCVMPENTSQERRQLLAMWGAEIIPSPAAGGSNTAVRAAKELAAENPSWVMLYQYGNPDNAGAHYATTGPEILADLPSVTHFVAGLGTTGTLMGVGRYLREHVPGIRIVAAEPRYDDLVYGLRNLDEGFVPELYDASVLTSRFSVGSADAVTRTRELLQQEGIFAGVSTGAALHAAIGVGQKAVKAGEQADIVFVVADGGWKYLSTGVYTAETTEAAIETLQGQLWA, encoded by the coding sequence ATGCGTTACGACTCTCCGCTTGCGGCGGTGGGCAACACCCCGCTGGTCCGGCTCCCGCGGCTGTCGCCGTCTGACGACGTCCGGATCTGGGCGAAGCTCGAGGACCGCAACCCGACCGGCTCGATCAAGGACCGCCCGGCGCTCCACATGATCGAACAGGCGGAGAAGGACGGCCGCCTGACGCCGGGCTGCACGATCCTGGAACCGACGTCGGGCAACACCGGCATCTCGCTGGCCATGGCGGCGAAGCTCAAGGGCTACCGCATGGTGTGCGTGATGCCGGAGAACACCTCGCAGGAGCGGCGTCAGCTGCTGGCCATGTGGGGCGCGGAGATCATCCCGTCGCCGGCGGCGGGCGGCTCGAACACGGCCGTACGGGCCGCGAAGGAGCTGGCCGCCGAGAACCCTTCGTGGGTGATGCTCTACCAGTACGGCAACCCGGACAACGCGGGCGCGCACTACGCCACGACAGGCCCGGAGATCCTCGCGGACCTGCCCTCCGTCACCCACTTCGTGGCAGGCCTGGGCACGACGGGCACGCTGATGGGCGTCGGCCGCTACCTGCGCGAACACGTCCCGGGCATCCGCATCGTGGCCGCGGAGCCGCGCTACGACGACCTGGTCTACGGCCTCCGTAACCTGGACGAGGGCTTCGTCCCCGAGCTGTACGACGCCTCGGTCCTGACGTCCCGCTTCTCCGTGGGCTCGGCGGACGCGGTGACCCGTACCCGTGAACTGCTCCAGCAGGAGGGCATCTTCGCGGGCGTCTCCACGGGAGCGGCACTGCACGCGGCGATCGGCGTCGGCCAGAAGGCGGTCAAGGCGGGCGAACAGGCGGACATCGTGTTCGTGGTGGCGGACGGCGGCTGGAAGTACCTGTCGACGGGGGTCTACACGGCAGAAACGACAGAGGCGGCGATCGAAACGCTGCAGGGCCAGCTCTGGGCGTAG
- a CDS encoding DUF2017 domain-containing protein yields MAGHFEPVPGGGAAVPLDEVEIAILRSLAAQLLELIGPGDEPVEGEDPLAALFAEGPSEPPADPALARLFPEAYAGPDADEQDEELRALSAEFRRFTETDLRSRKRADAIAVVRSLDSLTATGEGGAVLKLTADESLHWLGALNDLRLTIGTRLEVGDEDENAELYRLPDSDPRKPMVMAYLWLGALQETLVDTLMS; encoded by the coding sequence ATGGCCGGTCACTTCGAGCCGGTACCCGGCGGCGGCGCGGCCGTCCCCCTCGACGAGGTCGAGATCGCGATCCTGCGCTCGCTCGCCGCACAGCTGCTCGAGCTCATCGGACCCGGTGACGAGCCGGTCGAGGGCGAGGACCCGCTGGCCGCGCTGTTCGCCGAGGGGCCCAGTGAGCCGCCCGCCGACCCGGCGCTCGCCCGGCTCTTCCCGGAGGCGTACGCCGGTCCCGACGCCGACGAGCAGGACGAGGAACTGCGGGCACTCTCCGCGGAGTTCAGGCGCTTCACCGAGACGGACCTGCGCTCCCGCAAGCGCGCGGACGCGATCGCGGTCGTCCGCAGCCTGGACTCGCTGACCGCGACCGGCGAGGGCGGCGCCGTACTCAAGCTCACCGCCGACGAGTCCCTGCACTGGCTCGGCGCACTCAACGACCTGCGCCTCACCATCGGCACCCGGCTCGAGGTCGGCGACGAGGACGAGAACGCCGAGCTCTACCGGCTGCCGGACTCCGACCCGCGCAAGCCGATGGTGATGGCGTATCTGTGGCTCGGCGCGCTGCAGGAGACGCTCGTCGACACCCTGATGTCCTGA
- a CDS encoding Mov34/MPN/PAD-1 family protein, whose protein sequence is MLTLTQALFDQIVAHARADHPDEACGVVAGPEGSGRPERFIPMLNAARSPTFYEFDSADLFKLYREMDDRDEEPVIIYHSHTATEAYPSRTDISYANEPGAHYVLVSTADTDEAGPFQFRSFRIVDGEITEEEVKVVEA, encoded by the coding sequence ATGCTGACCCTGACCCAGGCCCTGTTCGACCAGATCGTCGCGCACGCCCGCGCCGACCACCCCGACGAGGCCTGCGGCGTGGTCGCGGGCCCGGAGGGCAGCGGCCGCCCCGAGCGCTTCATCCCGATGCTGAACGCGGCCCGCTCGCCCACGTTCTACGAGTTCGACTCGGCGGATCTGTTCAAGCTCTACCGCGAGATGGACGACCGCGACGAAGAGCCGGTGATCATCTACCACTCGCACACCGCGACCGAGGCGTACCCCTCCCGTACGGACATCAGCTATGCGAATGAGCCGGGCGCCCACTACGTCCTGGTCTCCACCGCCGACACCGACGAGGCGGGCCCCTTCCAGTTCCGCTCGTTCCGCATCGTCGACGGCGAGATCACCGAGGAAGAGGTCAAGGTCGTCGAGGCATAG